In the genome of Fusarium poae strain DAOMC 252244 chromosome 1, whole genome shotgun sequence, the window GCGGGTATACTTCTCTTCTGCGCTGCCGCTGATACAGGTGCTATTGGTGAAACCGAATACCCGTGGTCTTATGACCAGAATCGGATCTTCCGCATAGGCGCTGCAACTGCGGATGGCCGAGCATGGAGTCGGACTGGCGACCCACACAATCTGACATTCATGGTGCCCGGCCACCGGGTGGTATCGCGAAACCCCCACCGAGAGGGAGCCTTGCCAGACGATTTCCAGGAAAGGACTGGCTCATCTGTGGCCACGGCCTTGGCAGCTGGTCTAGCGGCTGTTGTTCTGTATTGTGTGCGCCTCGGGGCTTCACATGCCGAGAAGGAAACAAGCCAACGTGGAAGATCAACGACAGCTGTTAGCTACCAAGATTTGGAGCGGCTCAAGATACAAAAGAACATGCGCAGAGTGCTGTGTTCGATCGGTCTCGATGATACCCAGCAACGTTTTATTGAAGTATGGCGACGCTTTGAGAGTCCAGCTCAGGAGTTAAAGAAGCCTGGCGTGAATAGTTCAGATAGAGCCATGGATATAGTGGCTACGTTAGCCAGGGATCTTGTTTCCGGTATGCCTGCGGGGGGGTAATTAGTAGTTTTGTAAATATTCAAAGTTCTATATTCTCAATTGGTGTAAACTCCTGCTTTATAATATTGGCGAGAGAAACTAAAATTCAAAGAGGTAGCCTTCATCTCAGTGCATCAGTGGGGAAAGATTTAGAGTGGCATAGCGAAGAAGCAAGTAGAAGCATTAGATAACTCCATTGGCGATGCAGCGAATCACTTGATGGCGAAACACAAAGCCTTGTCGGGCAATTTTTCCAGCTCGGACTAATCCCTGTTGCTGAATCCGAGCGTGCATGGGCGGTGCGACAGCCGCTTTTGCCGAGGTCCCGTTATTCCGAATTATACCTATGTCTCTCGCAAAGGATAGGTCTACTTCAATCGACGGATGCAGGCCTTTCACCCATTCTCCATAGTTAAAATTGCTAGTCTAGAAATCCAACCTATAAGACTGGAAGACACTCTTGACGCCAAGATCGTAGTCTTCTCTACTCCGAACTTGTCTCCAGTATAAATGAATTTTACATGAGGAAAAGGATACCCGAACGAATGCAGTCATCAAGACCCTTGCTATCAACAACAGCTAATGAAAATGTGAGAGGCTTTGACATTGACGTAGCATGCATGCCCGTGGAAAGGTACCCATCTTCATAAATAATCATTGACGGCAGTGTAACCATTGGTCAAGTTCGGTTGCTTATTTTTGTTGTCTTTATAAAGTCGCAGTGAGACAGAGTATAACGCATCGGCAATACTAAACTCAACACAGCTAGTTAGTAGCAATCCCGAACGAAAGTAAGCGCTTGTGCCTATTTTGGACTTGTGCTTGCATAAGTACTGCAAGCATCCTGCAGCATTACCTATGGAGCTTGCAGGGCATTAGCGTCTTTGAGACATGGGGTATAATTTGCCATCTGCTTCAGTGTTCCTCTTTATAGATTCAATGCACATATAAAAGACAGCCCAGACGAGACTAGTCTCCGTAAACGGTAAGTGAGATTCCAGACCTACTATCTGTGTAGGTTTAGGGCAGAAAGCGCAGGGATCAAATTTAGGCTGATGATCTAATCCGAAATGGAATAATCTAAAGATCTAGGTAGACATAAAGAGACCCAAAGAAAGGTCCCTTGGCATGAGTGTCTAATACGGCAGGTATACTACTAGACTTACTGACAGAAGGATCAGTGCCGAGATGCAGTCAGATAGATAGTACGTTTTCGAAAAGGGGACCCTGCCGCCTGGACTATTTTCATATACACGCTTAGACTATATGCAAACTAACAGTAGTTAGGACTGATATTCTAATTCATGAAAAACCATTTTTGGTAAGAGACTCAAACGAAAGGAAGAGGATCGCCTAGGGAAATAATATTCAAAACATGGGTATTTACTTGAGATATAAAAGTATTGTTTTTACAAGTCATAAGAGAAAAGACCCCACAAATTAAAGGGACTTCGGTTCTGGTGGATTAACAGGGCTCTAGATCATTCTCCATAGATGATCCTAATGCTACCAACCCTGGCCAAATGCTATCCGACGCCCCTTCTGGAAGGTAGTTAGACAGGTCAAGATCGACTACTGCATAGCAATACTATCAACCACTCTTGGCTTATTCGTTATGTGAATAGTCGTAGGATGGGCAACCTGGACAGGAAATAGTATAAAGACAGATGCTTCGTCCAGTTCTTCCGACTTCCTCACTCACCACCATCTCCAACTTCACACTTCCAACTTCACAACATCCTAACAAATACCACCACTACTTCCATCAAGATGTACTTCTCCGGACTCATCCTCACTCTCGCGGCCACTGCATCAGCCGTCGATGTCAGGGCTTGGAAAAGCGATGTCTGCAGTGGATCCTCCAGAGCCTGCGTTGGCCTCAACCCCGGCGTATGCTGTTCCTTCACCGACTCAGCAAACAGTGGCCTACTGAGCATCTCCGTCAACGCTGTGCGTGAAACCTCTTTTTCGTTGGATCGTAGACTCGTCAGAACTAACGGGTAGTAACAGATCCCAAGCTCCTGGCGCATTCGCACTGAGGCCTACACGGGTGGTGGCTGCAGATCCATCGCAAACCAGTATGACTCAAACGGTAAAACAGACGTTTGCATGGCGTACAGCTCGCGACGCGATCGCACGGCAGGAAAGTACTACTTCATCGGCCGCAAACGCGCTGATGACAAGTCATGCCCTGCCAAGGAGACTGATGGCGGAGATTGCAAATCCTTCGTCAAGCCCAACGCGCTTGGCCTCGAGGATGGCACCATGTACAACATTGCTGGTCTTACGGAGGAGAAGATTCAGGAGTTGGTATGTTTCTGCTGTAGCCTTGGAAAAGAGGTGATGATGTGTGTGGTATCGATATTGAATGCTGACTTGCTTCTTTCACTTGTAGGAAGAGATTGCCAACACTGGCGCTGGTCCCGATGCCATTCCTGCCGAGTTCAAGGTCCTCGACGCCTGAGCCGGGGCTTGAAGCCATAACAAAGACCTTTGGTCAGAGCATATCTAGTGACGGGAAATTTAGACCAAGTGTGGTCAAGCTGGATATATAACAGTAGCACGTTATGTCTAGACTTTAGCTTAACAAGAAGTTCAATTGCTTCTTCATTTGTGTCTTCCGTTCTGAGACTCTCGTAGTAGTCCAGGTTAATGGGTTATTGTTATGCAACCTACTTCGAATTATCGTTGATAAAGATGCCCAAGTCACCGATGTGGCTGCGATGCAATATGACGCAAGACGCCGGGATCGTAATACATATGAATTGCAGTGGCTGAGCATTTACTGGCTGCGTTTATGCAAGGACAAGGCTTGACCGTACACGGTTTGTACATCAAGTTAACAGTAATCCCAATTGGTGTAAATGCACGAAAGGGGTGCGGTAAAGTCGTTATCTAAACACGATACGAGTTTTCTGACTTCATTCTAATTGATTGACAAACTTATCTAGGCGCAGAGACGTTCTCATAGGTCAAAACGTACAGTGATCACTAAAGAACCCCTCAGCTTACTCAGAGCCCTCAGCTTACTCAGAGCTAGTATGGCACTGATGGTGTTAACCATGAAGTATAAATACACAGTTACTTTGAATATTTCTATCACGGCTTACCTCTGTTCTTATCCTCTGTTCTTATTTCATGTTCAATTCTTCTATTTTACGTGTATTATACCACAGCCTTCCATCATGAGTCACTCGCAGTCTGCGCCTAGCAAGACATCGCAGCAAATCATAAAACTCTTAGTCTCAACTATCGCACTGTCAATTGTATTCGGTACAATTCTACCAACCAAGTTTCTTCGCCTTCTCCCCGTCATCTCGTCGATTGTCAGTCTACAGTTTGCGTACGATGAATACACATTCCTCGCTTGTTGGACCAAACGTCAATACCAATTACAGGCCAATGAACTTCTGCCGCTATGGTTCACCAACTGGGCGCCATCAGGAACCAAAGTTGTCTTTGGAAGCTTTACATTAAGCTTGGCGAGTGGGCTGGCGAACGTCGTAACTATCTGGAACGATACGGGAGATCAGATCACCACCCTGTCTTACATGGCTGGAACTTTGTTTGCAGCCGGTCATCTGTTTGTTTTTGGACCGAGAGCAATAAAGTTGTTGGCCAAAATTCGGCGaaacgatgatgatgctcaGAGCACGGAATCGTTAGAGCTGTGGTTGAAGATGCATCTGACAAGATCACTCGTGGTGGACTCTCCAGCTGTTCTTTGCTTCATCATCGGTCTACTAAACGCCACAGAACGTGTTATATAACTTGCAAGAGAGAAAGATGGAGTTTCTGAGATTATGAGCGGGATGATGGTAGTGCTGCACGCAATAAGTCGACGAGGCTGACATTATTCGCCCCCTTGTTATACTGTTAGCACCAGGAGCTACCTCAGTAGTGCTAATAGAGGATGCCTTGGGGGAAATGGTGGTGTTAAGATTGAAATTTTGAGGTTTTGAGGCTTGGTAGTTCAGAGGGCCCTAGGTTTGGGAAACGATCAATGTTATCCACTGCTCCCGGACTGTCGCAGCCGTCTTCTCAAGCAATGAAACAAATCAAAAAGCTGTGCAAGTATCGATCAATTATCACATCATCATGTATG includes:
- a CDS encoding hypothetical protein (SECRETED:SignalP(1-16)); translation: MYFSGLILTLAATASAVDVRAWKSDVCSGSSRACVGLNPGVCCSFTDSANSGLLSISVNAIPSSWRIRTEAYTGGGCRSIANQYDSNGKTDVCMAYSSRRDRTAGKYYFIGRKRADDKSCPAKETDGGDCKSFVKPNALGLEDGTMYNIAGLTEEKIQELEEIANTGAGPDAIPAEFKVLDA
- a CDS encoding hypothetical protein (TransMembrane:4 (o15-33i90-110o122-141i172-190o)); protein product: MSHSQSAPSKTSQQIIKLLVSTIALSIVFGTILPTKFLRLLPVISSIVSLQFAYDEYTFLACWTKRQYQLQANELLPLWFTNWAPSGTKVVFGSFTLSLASGLANVVTIWNDTGDQITTLSYMAGTLFAAGHLFVFGPRAIKLLAKIRRNDDDAQSTESLELWLKMHLTRSLVVDSPAVLCFIIGLLNATERVI